The Podospora pseudocomata strain CBS 415.72m chromosome 1 map unlocalized CBS415.72m_1, whole genome shotgun sequence genome has a segment encoding these proteins:
- a CDS encoding uncharacterized protein (EggNog:ENOG503P4XB; COG:S) has translation MASESSAPATAAPAAPQTYSTDPALYIYTSLTAGSSHIVTATSRLETILRANRVPFKAIDIAVDEKARMLWGRRAGKDASGRQRKIPGLVQEGLVLGDLVEIEEWNEYGELKQHVQIYYDDFTIPSKSAAPPPIVQKPVTTSKPALPPVAPQNLVKATTPAPQHPASLPIRSIVEEAAQKAKKNQLNALRSKAAAASAKVQENEGKESKKEETPAGFQSPTSTGWKSSGDKTIETTIQSPTTTSWKGSLPKDVDPPVTNVHGSPIERVSKEEIEAVEKAEAIKEESSEEEEEESSENDKKLEEKK, from the exons aTGGCCTCCGAAAGCAGCGCCCCGGCCACGGCGGCGCCGGCAGCACCGCAGACCTACTCAACCGATCCCGCCCTCTACATCTACACCTCCCTCACAGCCGGCTCCTCCCACATTgtcaccgccacctcccgCCTGGAGACCATCCTCCGCGCCAACCGCGTCCCCTTCAAAGCAATCGACATCGCCGTCGACGAGAAAGCGCGCATGCTCTGGGGCCGCCGCGCAGGCAAAGACGCCTCGGGCCGCCAGAGAAAGATCCCCGGCCTAGTCCAAGAaggcctcgtcctcggc GACCTAGTAGAAATCGAAGAATGGAACGAATACGGCGAACTCAAACAACACGTCCAAATCTACTACGACGActtcaccatcccctccaaatccgccgcccccccccccatcgTCCAAAAaccagtcaccacctccaaacctGCCCTTCCACCGGTGGCTCCTCAGAACCTGGTCAAGGCCACCACTCCCGCGCCGCAACATCCTGCCTCGTTGCCAATCCGCTCCATCGTCGAAGAAGCTGCGCAAAAAGCGAAAAAGAATCAGCTGAATGCGTTGAGGagcaaggctgctgctgctagtGCAAAGGTGCAGGAGAAcgaggggaaggaaagcAAAAAAGAGGAGACTCCAGCGGGATTTCAGAGCCCGACGAGCACCGGGTGGAAGAGCTCTGGCGATAAAACGATTGAGACCACGATTCAGAGCCCTACGACCACGAGCTGGAAGGGGAGTCTGCCCAAGGACGTGGACCCGCCCGTGACGAACGTGCATGGGAGCCCGATTGAGAGGGtgagcaaggaggagattgaggcggtggagaaggccgaggcgattaaggaggagagcagtgaggaggaggaggaggagagtaGTGAAAATGACAAGAAGCtagaggagaagaagtaa
- the PEX6 gene encoding peroxisomal assembly protein (COG:O; EggNog:ENOG503NVEI; BUSCO:EOG09260VTN): protein MAAASEVRGANKRRVRRRRQDKPALAARLVLDDHVKSDVGIVSEDLYAELFPHLQHAHEDEDHHPPPRPFVHIAIAPWAPTPTPEAINWSIVPVTKSSALAPNTVQFAPSSLALQSFAINLKQVAPSRLSSHSSRSGIEVLVLDVTAIALDTVFVSLEGELANRLENGEGTFFRDHPPSKGKVTSSAGGATPTPEDRLTAALRTALDTLKVVHTGDMFPLPLPPHPVTHIPPNPGRITLCEPVGQGILAPSTKIIVSRGRIHSKHNRSSAPPMPSTRIGGVTEEDEDTSNDQFYSAAEEGARTDARVEEDGDTETEVEEAEDEEEDALSDDSMDEMISLQAPSLTSAITSGIGTPTTIGGRGRKTNGMSSAVSVFSSFTAATARPDRPRGRLFKAHGLVQPVPPEVLHPKPAPEDDEEARIYVDVRDLPRIGCFSGDWVRVEAAQEPPSNGFGQFGLGSFVDASPDEIQWRPARVYGLPEGYSSRPVARVPSSKQEGRRMSFFESQVQKGGGGTGPGVYASPIFLANLEGPAYLRVAPIQRGGGGRAGIKGKKTTQGVAAVLQPPAAREVILQHVRTPVAVERDVQTAVMAGLKFWFERRLRVVKGGDLIAVPIDTQLGRTLQEGTMTGGGEGESAVDDVLGLIASRRTDHHSLKYDEVAWFRVGHVSAAKQEVGAETMGEEEEEGEEEDPWGGVACVDISLAHLEQTGSTTSRIPGIAGSTWRYYLGIDRLPRQPSSHAGSPLMIAPERTAAVSPLRRKLRELMAAATSKPALHLKMPPVAILLVSTQRAIGKAFTASQACADVGLHTFAIDAYDIVNDSGAGGSDVKTAGFLTSRAERAMSCGPDCCALLVRHIEALTADRMVTSIREVLQDARVLIATTTEVEKVPDGIRALFTHELEMTAPDEGEREAILRTILDNQGVALDPEVELGGIALKTAALVAGDLVDVVERALVAQKARLEALSAKASKNEGVPVTVRDVKVAGGPAAQGLTKSDFEVAVEAARKNFADAIGAPKIPNVTWDDVGGLNNVKEAVTETIQLPLERPELFAKGMKKRSGILFYGPPGTGKTLLAKAIATEYSLNFFSVKGPELLNMYIGESEANVRRVFQRARDARPCVVFFDELDSVAPKRGNQGDSGGVMDRIVSQLLAELDGMSGGDEDAGGVFVVGATNRPDLLDQALLRPGRFDKMLYLGVSDTHEKQMKIMEALTRKFTLHPSVSLRNVAERLPFTYTGADFYALCSDAMLKAVTRQAALVDKKVKAINTERQAQNQPEITTAYFFDHFATKEDVAVMVTEQDFLDAHSELIPSVSAGELEHYEKVRATFEGVKDKKETTTQQQQQQNGRLAMGKRSASDRSVAVHRGKGKGKGKAVATGSEEDECDDGEGVNGGGYRDKGKGKAVDVGGGSGAPFGGQGQDDDEGLYD from the exons TTTGCAGCATG CccacgaagacgaagaccaccacccccctccccgccctttCGTCcacatcgccatcgccccctgggcaccaacccccacccccgaaGCCATCAACTGGTCAATCGTCCCCGTCACAAAATCCTCGGCCCTCGCCCCAAACACGGTCCAGTttgccccctcctccctcgccctccagTCCTttgccatcaacctcaagcAAGTCGCGCCCTCGCGCCTGtccagccacagcagcagaagcggCATTGAGGTTTTGGTTCTAGACGTCACCGCGATCGCCCTCGACACCGTGTTCGTCAGCCTAGAAGGGGAACTAGCCAACCGACTGGAGAACGGCGAGGGCACCTTCTTCAGagaccaccccccctccaaggGCAAGGTCACCTCCTCCGCGGGCGGcgcaacccccacccccgaggACCGTCTCACGGCTGCGTTGCGCACGGCGCTTGATACGCTAAAGGTGGTTCACACGGGGGATATGTTCCCGCTgccactcccccctcaccccgTCACCCACATCCCGCCCAACCCCGGCAGGATTACACTGTGCGAGCCAGTCGGTCAGGGGATTCTCGCGCCTAGTACCAAGATTATTGTCTCGCGCGGGAGGATTCACTCCAAGCACAACCGCTCGTCCGCTCCACCGATGCCGAGCACCCGGATCGGTGGCgtgaccgaggaggatgaggatacGTCCAATGATCAGTTTTACTCGGCAGCTGAGGAGGGCGCTCGCACAGATGCccgggtggaggaggacggggatACCGAAACCGAAGTggaagaggccgaggacgaagaggaagatgcatTGTCAGACGACTCGATGGACGAGATGATCTCCCTCCAGGCTCCCAGCCTGACCTCTGCCATCACAAGCGGCATCGGCacgcccaccaccattggGGGTCGAGGCCGCAAGACCAACGGCATGAGCAGCGCTGTGTCTGTCTTTTCCAGCTTCACCGCCGCAACCGCTCGACCCGACCGTCCCCGCGGTAGGCTGTTCAAAGCTCACGGTCTGGTCCAGCCTGTGCCTCCTGAGGTCCTGCATCCGAAACCTGCTcccgaagatgatgaagaagcgCGGATCTACGTCGACGTGAGGGATCTTCCCCGGATTGGGTGTTTTTCGGGGGATTGGGTCAGGGTTGAGGCGGCGCAGGAGCCGCCGTCGAACGGGTTTGGGCAGTTTGGGCTGGGGAGCTTTGTTGACGCCAGCCCTGATGAAATCCAGTGGAGACCGGCGAGGGTGTATGGGTTGCCGGAGGGGTATTCGTCCAGGCCTGTGGCACGAGTGCCGAGCTCGAAacaggaggggaggaggatgtcgttTTTCGAGAGCCAGGTTCagaagggggggggcgggACGGGGCCGGGGGTGTATGCCTCGCCTATATTTCTGGCGAACCTGGAGGGGCCGGCTTATTTGAGGGTGGCGCCCATTcaaaggggtgggggagggcgtGCGGGGATCAAAGGGAAGAAGACAACGCAaggggtggcggcggtgctTCAGccgccggcggcgagggaggtgatttTGCAGCATGTCAGGAcgccggtggcggtggagagggatgtGCAGACTGCCGTGATGGCGGGGCTGAAGTTTTGGTttgagaggaggttgagggtggtgaaggggggggatcTGATTGCTGTGCCGATTGATACGCAGCTTGGGAGGACGCTGCAGGAGGGGACGATgacgggtggtggggaaggggaaagtGCGGTCGATGACGTGCTGGGGTTGATTGCCTCGAGGAGGACAGACCACCACAGCCTCAAGTATGACGAGGTGGCGTGGTTTAGAGTTGGGCATGTGTCGGCTGCGAAGCAGGAAGTTGGTGCGGAgacgatgggggaggaggaggaggagggggaggaggaggatcccTGGGGGGGGGTGGCTTGTGTGGATATCTCGCTGGCGCATTTGGAGCAGACGGGGTCGACGACGAGTCGGATTCCGGGGATTGCGGGTAGTACTTGGAGGTATTATCTTGGGATTGATAGGTTGCCCAGACAGCCGTCCTCTCACGCCGGCAGCCCGTTGATGATTGCGCCGGAGAGGACGGCGGCTGTCTCCCCTCTGAGGAGGAAACTGAGAGAgttgatggctgctgctactAGCAAGCCGGCGCTTCATCTCAAGATGCCACCCGTGGCTATCCTTCTTGTCTCTACCCAGCGCGCCATCGGGAAAGCCTTCACCGCGTCGCAAGCCTGCGCCGATGTTGGGCTGCACACCTTTGCCATCGACGCCTACGACATCGTCAACGACTCCGGCGCTGGCGGGAGCGACGTCAAGACTGCTGGGTTTTTGACATCGAGGGCGGAAAGAGCGATGAGCTGCGGCCCGGATTGCTGCGCGCTGCTGGTTAGGCATATTGAAGCTCTGACGGCGGACAGGATGGTGACCAGCATCAGGGAGGTGCTCCAAGATGCGAGGGTGCTGATCGCCACCACGAccgaggtggagaaggtgccTGATGGGATTAGGGCGCTGTTTACGCACGAGCTGGAGATGACTGCGCCcgacgagggagagagggaggcgattCTCAGGACTATTCTGGACAACCAGGGTGTTGCTCTCGACCCCGAGGTTGAGCTCGGCGGGATAGCGCTCAAGACTGCTGCGCTGGTGGCGGGGGatttggttgatgttgtcgagcGAGCCCTGGTTGCCCAGAAGGCGAGGCTGGAGGCCTTGTCGGCAAAGGCGTCCAAGAACGAGGGCGTGCCTGTCACGGTCCGGGACGTGAAAGTAGCTGGTGGGCCGGCGGCGCAGGGGCTGACAAAGTCTGACTTTGAGGTTGCGGTCGAGGCGGCACGGAAGAACTTTGCGGATGCGATTGGGGCGCCCAAGATCCCGAATGTGACTTGGGATGatgtgggggggttgaataatgtgaaggaggcggtgacGGAGACGATCCAGCTGCCGCTGGAGAGGCCGGAGCTGTTCGCcaaggggatgaagaagaggtctGGTATCTTGTTTTATGGTCCGCCTGGAACGGGCAAGACGCTGCTTGCAAAGGCGATTGCGACAGAGTACAGTTTGAATTTCTTCAGTGTCAAGGGGCCCGAGCTGTTGAACATGTATATTGGTGAGAGCGAGGCTAATGTGCGGAGGGTGTTTCAGCGGGCGAGGGACGCGAGGCCGTGTGTGGTTTTCTTTGACGAGTTGGACTCGGTGGCGCCGAAGAGGGGGAACCAGGGAGATAGCGGTGGTGTGATGGATCGGATTGTCAGTCAGTTGCTGGCGGAGCTGGACGGGATGAgcgggggggatgaggatgcggGGGGGGTGTTTGTGGTGGGAGCGACGAACAGGCCGGATTTGCTGGACCAGGCGCTGTTGCGGCCGGGGAGGTTTGACAAGATGCTTTACTTGGGAGTGTCGGATACACATGAGAAGCAGATGAAGATTATGGAGGCGCTGACGAGGAA attcaccctccacccctcagTCTCCCTCCGCAACGTCGCCGAGCGGTTGCCGTTCACTTACACCGGCGCCGACTTTTACGCCCTCTGCTCAGACGCCATGCTCAAGGCTGTTACGAGACAGGCTGCCCTCGTTGATAAGAAGGTCAAGGCTATCAACACGGAACGCCAAGCGCAGAATCAACCTGAGATCACCACCGCTTACTTCTTTGACCACTTCGCCACGAAAGAAGACGTTGCGGTCATGGTGACGGAGCAAGACTTCCTTGACGCTCACAGTGAGCTTATTCCCAGCGTCAGTgctggggagctggagcaTTACGAAAAGGTCAGGGCTACgtttgagggggtgaaggacAAGAAAGAGACGACgacgcagcagcagcagcagcaaaacgGGAGGTTGGCTatggggaagaggagtgCCAGTGATCGAAGTGTGGCTGTGCATAGGGGTaaggggaaaggaaagggcAAGGCGGTGGCGAcggggagtgaggaggatgagtgtgatgatggggagggggtgaatggtggtgggtatagggataaggggaaggggaaggcggttgatgttggtggtgggagtggtgcGCCGTttggggggcaggggcaggatgatgacgaggggtTGTATGACTGA